A genomic segment from Chloroflexota bacterium encodes:
- a CDS encoding flagellar protein FlaG, which produces MVRSGAVHAERAAPPVHVLGDGLPEAGSAPSVSEASKVATFPQSYARFSINEKTHRISIKIVDAATDEVLREIPSEEVQRIAEELQALARKTSPGKRLPSNDWGASGGIDRYV; this is translated from the coding sequence GTGGTCCGTTCAGGGGCAGTGCACGCCGAGCGCGCCGCCCCGCCAGTCCATGTCCTGGGGGATGGCCTGCCCGAGGCTGGGAGCGCCCCCAGTGTGTCGGAGGCGTCGAAGGTCGCCACCTTCCCGCAGTCGTACGCCCGCTTCTCGATCAACGAGAAGACCCACCGTATCAGCATCAAGATCGTCGATGCAGCAACCGACGAGGTGCTGCGCGAGATCCCCTCAGAAGAAGTGCAGCGCATCGCTGAGGAGCTCCAGGCGCTTGCCCGGAAGACCTCACCAGGAAAGCGGCTCCCGTCGAACGACTGGGGCGCTAGCGGAGGAATCGATCGCTATGTCTAG
- a CDS encoding heavy metal-binding domain-containing protein — protein sequence MSWPTDANFLVTTTSSLDNARIVRYLGIVSGEAILGANIFKDFFAGIRDIIGGRSGAYEEELRKAKAIALEEMIGQARQLGANAVIATDLDYESLTIGNGGGMLMVTASGTAIIYEG from the coding sequence ATGAGCTGGCCCACCGACGCGAATTTCCTGGTGACCACGACGTCCTCGTTGGACAACGCGCGGATCGTGCGGTATCTCGGCATCGTCAGCGGCGAGGCGATCCTCGGCGCCAACATCTTCAAGGACTTCTTCGCCGGCATCCGCGACATCATCGGTGGGCGCTCGGGCGCGTATGAAGAGGAGCTGCGGAAGGCGAAGGCCATCGCCCTCGAAGAGATGATCGGCCAGGCCCGCCAGCTTGGCGCGAACGCCGTCATCGCCACAGACCTCGACTACGAGAGCCTGACCATTGGCAACGGTGGCGGCATGCTGATGGTGACCGCGTCCGGGACCGCCATCATCTACGAGGGATAG
- a CDS encoding AAA family ATPase, translating into MTGHTLLIHPDVDDWMRNQPDLRRRVDWLLFELTSRGDAGRPKGIVGPSALVTDAPALRWRRSGVGGYHFYAWWFPATGWDGIDDGRTIVVRAVRHHDEMKPLAAGAPTTYYERSLDELDPLTDEQREVVSADARVRLVVGQPGTGKTGALIFTAVEEARRLPADARLLYVTLSRRLVSSAQEMLDGVPDLGRRVEVVALADLLGHWSGLERGRVADSEEAEEQAFRGSVGGFAPRDLATWQGSDRALWAEVRAHVLGAALPFPLTRRRWPPADEPILRESTYMSRRAGQLGSRVAQAARHAAQVFLDRGDLPSLQREAWAAYQRIERGALDRELRTIGGLIVDEIQDLTLLQIGVLAKAAERAGALQIEAGVGYGPLFVAAGDESQVVHPSGFDWGSTKDVLSEILGTMPTEITLRLNQRSPVPLIEVANRTAKLYDDLPREYRPRGSAKADTGDAPSGEVGEVALTTVSADDPDLPGWLELLADTPHSAVVTAESRSRTPEDEALDAVLADDKFGDLRFTAGAVKGLDRQYVVLWGASRVLAGIRDEIAAARDKGERVRYLVARTGIDELRVALSRSTETLILLDHPDTELDPLLQEVADDGLLARRSLAFLRARLEERNDDARERALGFLEDMLGLLEVDLDRALRTLIRFEAALAGLVDAEQRAEVLERSIVVRRTAATTLARQGRHAEAARHYERLVAICKELGQEARSGQYAVLARRYAAAPPGSEAAARLLPGLLVDYVRALEGRSADDRPERLFELPRTWLEEARELEIGRTTALTSLHESAKRLAALTDDVRDLETAERLADTLAEARVAAGDWAGALSLLKDRPDASPEQLARCYEGLKRWADAARARVAAGQPEAALTAYRRAGAFAEAAALAKSASQPEQAALLNTLATVLDGMDRLASMDLDALEDDEATVLARKMREAADRLGKRRKRR; encoded by the coding sequence ATGACCGGCCACACGCTGCTGATTCACCCCGACGTTGACGACTGGATGCGGAACCAGCCGGACCTGCGCCGTCGGGTTGATTGGCTCCTGTTCGAGCTGACGTCGCGTGGGGATGCCGGCCGGCCGAAGGGTATCGTCGGGCCATCCGCCCTGGTGACGGACGCCCCAGCCCTGCGCTGGCGGCGCTCCGGCGTTGGCGGCTACCACTTCTATGCGTGGTGGTTTCCGGCCACCGGCTGGGACGGCATCGACGATGGCCGAACCATCGTCGTGCGGGCCGTTCGCCACCACGACGAGATGAAGCCGCTGGCGGCCGGCGCGCCCACCACCTACTACGAGCGCAGCCTGGACGAGCTGGACCCCCTCACCGACGAGCAGCGCGAGGTGGTGAGCGCCGACGCCCGCGTGCGGCTCGTGGTGGGCCAGCCCGGCACCGGCAAGACCGGCGCGCTGATCTTCACGGCCGTCGAAGAGGCCCGGCGGCTGCCGGCCGACGCCCGGCTGCTCTACGTCACGCTCTCGCGCCGGCTGGTCAGCTCGGCCCAGGAGATGCTCGACGGCGTGCCCGATCTCGGGCGGCGCGTCGAGGTGGTGGCGCTGGCCGATCTGCTCGGCCACTGGAGCGGGCTGGAGCGTGGGCGCGTCGCGGATTCCGAAGAGGCCGAGGAGCAGGCGTTTCGCGGCTCGGTGGGCGGGTTCGCCCCGCGCGATCTGGCGACGTGGCAGGGCTCGGACCGGGCGCTCTGGGCTGAGGTCCGCGCGCACGTCCTGGGCGCGGCGCTGCCGTTCCCGCTGACGCGCCGACGCTGGCCGCCCGCCGACGAGCCGATCCTCCGTGAGTCCACCTATATGTCGCGGCGGGCCGGACAGCTCGGCTCGCGGGTGGCCCAGGCTGCCCGCCACGCCGCCCAGGTCTTCCTCGACCGCGGCGATCTGCCCAGCCTCCAGCGCGAGGCGTGGGCGGCCTACCAGCGCATCGAGCGCGGCGCGCTGGACCGCGAGCTGCGGACCATCGGCGGGCTGATCGTGGACGAGATCCAGGATCTCACCCTGTTGCAGATCGGCGTCCTGGCGAAGGCGGCCGAGCGGGCTGGCGCGCTCCAGATCGAGGCGGGCGTCGGGTACGGGCCGCTCTTCGTGGCGGCCGGGGACGAAAGCCAGGTGGTCCACCCGAGCGGCTTCGACTGGGGCTCCACCAAGGACGTGCTCTCCGAGATCCTGGGGACGATGCCGACGGAGATCACGCTGCGGCTCAACCAGCGCAGTCCGGTCCCGCTCATCGAGGTTGCCAACCGCACCGCGAAGCTGTACGACGACCTGCCACGCGAGTACCGCCCGCGCGGCTCGGCCAAAGCCGACACCGGCGATGCCCCCAGCGGCGAGGTCGGCGAGGTCGCGCTGACGACGGTCTCCGCCGACGATCCAGACCTGCCGGGCTGGCTGGAGTTGCTGGCCGACACGCCACACAGCGCCGTCGTCACCGCCGAGTCACGCTCCCGGACCCCTGAAGATGAGGCCCTCGACGCCGTCCTGGCCGACGACAAGTTTGGCGATCTGCGCTTCACGGCCGGCGCCGTCAAGGGGCTGGACCGGCAGTACGTGGTGCTGTGGGGCGCATCGCGCGTGCTCGCGGGCATCCGCGACGAGATCGCCGCTGCGAGGGACAAGGGCGAGCGGGTTCGCTACCTCGTGGCCAGGACCGGGATCGACGAGCTGCGGGTGGCCCTCAGCCGCTCGACCGAGACGCTGATCCTGCTGGACCACCCCGACACCGAACTGGACCCGCTGTTGCAGGAGGTGGCGGATGACGGCTTGCTCGCGCGGCGCTCGCTGGCCTTCCTGCGCGCCCGTCTGGAGGAGCGCAACGACGACGCCCGCGAGCGTGCGCTCGGCTTCCTCGAAGACATGCTCGGGCTGCTGGAAGTGGACCTGGACCGCGCCCTGCGGACCCTGATTCGCTTCGAGGCCGCGCTGGCCGGCCTCGTGGACGCCGAACAGCGGGCCGAGGTGCTGGAGCGCTCGATTGTCGTGCGGCGGACGGCGGCGACCACGCTGGCCCGGCAGGGGCGACATGCCGAGGCCGCCCGCCACTACGAGCGGCTGGTCGCCATCTGTAAGGAGCTGGGCCAGGAGGCACGCTCGGGGCAGTATGCCGTCCTGGCCCGCCGCTACGCCGCGGCGCCGCCAGGGTCCGAGGCGGCGGCGCGGCTGTTGCCCGGGCTGCTGGTGGACTACGTCCGCGCGCTCGAAGGACGCTCGGCGGACGACCGCCCAGAGCGGCTGTTCGAGCTGCCGCGCACCTGGCTCGAGGAAGCCCGCGAGCTGGAGATCGGCAGAACCACCGCCCTGACCTCCCTCCACGAGAGCGCCAAGCGGCTGGCGGCCCTCACCGACGACGTGCGCGACCTGGAGACGGCTGAGCGGCTGGCCGACACCCTGGCCGAGGCCCGCGTGGCGGCCGGCGATTGGGCCGGCGCGCTCTCGCTGTTGAAAGACCGGCCAGACGCCAGCCCGGAACAGCTCGCCCGCTGCTACGAAGGGCTCAAGCGATGGGCGGACGCCGCCCGCGCCCGTGTGGCCGCCGGCCAGCCCGAGGCCGCCCTGACAGCCTACCGCCGGGCCGGCGCGTTCGCGGAGGCCGCCGCCCTGGCCAAATCTGCAAGCCAGCCCGAGCAGGCCGCGCTCCTGAACACCCTGGCAACGGTCCTCGACGGCATGGACCGGCTGGCCAGCATGGACCTGGACGCCCTGGAAGACGACGAAGCTACGGTCCTCGCGCGGAAGATGCGCGAGGCGGCGGACCGGCTGGGCAAGCGGCGCAAGCGACGCTAG